Part of the bacterium genome, CGGGGGAGAGGCTGGAATGGACCGTGTGGCCGGCGGCGCAGCGGCCGGGGTTGTCGGTGGCGGTGGTGGTGTTCTGCCTGGGCCTTGCGGCGGTGTCCATTCTGGTCTTCAACAGCACGTGGTTTGGCTTCATCACGCTGGTTGTGCTGCACATGGCTCTGGCGCCCCATTTCTATGCCACAGCCTATCGGCTCGATGGCGAAGGGGTCTGGTCACGCGGCGGCGGCGGAACCGCGCAGCGCGCGTGGGAGGCCTTCCGGGTCGCGCTCGACCTGGGAGACCGGGTCATCCTGAGCCCCCTGACCGATGCGGCGCGCTGGTCAGCCCGGCGGCGCAGCGTCACGCTCAGGCTCGCGGGGAACCATGACGAGGTGCTGGCCTTCGTGGCGCGGCATGTGCCGGTGAAGTAGGGGATGGCCCTTGGTTGAGGATGGTCTGCCCCAGTCCGACGACATCTACGACCGCGAGCGTCAACGTGAGGTGCTGACGAAGGTGGCCCGCGAGTTGGCCAGGCGGCGGCTGACCGCTCCCGCCATCTTCACCCTCGAAAGCATGATGCCGCTGTCGTACATCGCCTCGCAGGCGCTGGTGATGCTCAAGCCGCTGGTGCAGGTGCTCATCGGCGGGCAGGACTATGCGGTCTTCGCCGCCGCGCTAGAAGAGCGTGAGAACGTCGAGTGGCTCCTGCAACAGCTTGAGGCGGCGGAGGAAGGCGAAGAGACGGGGTCTGTCCCCGAAGGGACGGAAGGTCCCGCAGGGGGCTGACCCCATCGAGATGGCGAACGGCCTGCGGGCTGGAAGCCCGCGGTCCCAGTAACGGCAACGACGGGCCAGCAGGATGCTGGCGCTCCTACGGCAACGACATGAACGAACCGGAGATCATACTCGCCACGGACTGTGGCTCCACGACGACCAAGGCCATTCTCATCGAGAAGCGTGGCGATGAGTACCGCCTGGCGGTGCGTGGCGAGGCGCCCACGACCGTGGAAGCGCCCTTTGAGGACGTCACCGTGGGCGTGCTCAATGCGGTAGCGGAAGTCGAGGAACTGTCCGGGCGGAAGCTGGTCGAGGGGCGAGGCATACGCCGCCGGGCCAGAACCGGCCAGCAGGATGCTGGCGGTCCTACGGCCCACGGCGACGGCACCGACCTGTACCTGTCCACCAGCTCTGCCGGCGGGGGGCTGCAGATTGTCGTCGTCGGGCTCGTGCGGCGGATGACGGCCGAGAGCGCCGAGCGGGCGGCCCTGGGCGCCGGGGCTATTGTCATGGATGTCCTGGCGCTCGACGACGGACGGCTGCCCCATGAGCGCATCGAGCGCCTGCGGCAGTTGCGGCCCGACATGGTGCTCATCTCCGGCGGCGTGGACGGCGGAGAGCAGCGGCGGGTCGTGGAGATGGCCGAGATCGTCGCCGCCGCCAACCCCGAGGCCCGGCTGGGCGCCAAGTACAAGCTCCCGGTCATCTACGCCGGCAACATGGACAATCGCGAGGCCATCGAGAAGATACTCGGCCCCGTCACGGCGCTGTCGCAGGTGGACAACCTGCGCCCCACGCCTGAACGCGAGAACCTGCCGCCCACGCGCGGGGAGATACAGGACCTCTTCCTGCACCACGTCATGGCCCAGGCCCCCGGCTACGCCAACCTGGTGCCGTGGACCGATGCCGACATCATGCCCACCCCGGCGGCCGTCGGCAACATCATGCAGACCATCGCCGAGGCCGAGGGCATCAACATCGTCGGCGTGGACATCGGCGGGGCCACCACTGACGTGTTCTCCGTCTTCGGCGGGCGCTTCAACCGCACTGTCAGCGCCAATCTGGGAATGAGTTACTCCATCTCGAACGTCCTTGCTGAAGCCGGGGCTGCCAACATCATGCGGTGGCTCACGGCCGAGCATGACCCGGAGGCGCTGGGGCAGTCCATCCGCAACAAGATGATCCGCCCCACGACGATCCCCCAGCAGATGGAGGGGCTCAAGGTAGAGCAGGCCGTGGCGCGCGAGGCGCTGCGGCTGGCCTTCGACCAACACCGCCTGCTGGCGACCGGCCTCAAGGGCGTGCAGCGC contains:
- a CDS encoding glutamate mutase L, whose product is MNEPEIILATDCGSTTTKAILIEKRGDEYRLAVRGEAPTTVEAPFEDVTVGVLNAVAEVEELSGRKLVEGRGIRRRARTGQQDAGGPTAHGDGTDLYLSTSSAGGGLQIVVVGLVRRMTAESAERAALGAGAIVMDVLALDDGRLPHERIERLRQLRPDMVLISGGVDGGEQRRVVEMAEIVAAANPEARLGAKYKLPVIYAGNMDNREAIEKILGPVTALSQVDNLRPTPERENLPPTRGEIQDLFLHHVMAQAPGYANLVPWTDADIMPTPAAVGNIMQTIAEAEGINIVGVDIGGATTDVFSVFGGRFNRTVSANLGMSYSISNVLAEAGAANIMRWLTAEHDPEALGQSIRNKMIRPTTIPQQMEGLKVEQAVAREALRLAFDQHRLLATGLKGVQRERDISEAFSTEVTGETFINMMDLDLLVGSGGVLSHTPRRAQAAMMMVDAFLPEGLTRLAVDSIFMMPQLGVLANVLPEAARQVFEKDCLIHLGLCVAPVGQGKPGAECLKLTLDAGEHSGQLTVPCGGMGLLPLPEGVQGMLTIEAVRGFDLGQGRGRSATVPVTGGVVGIIGDARGRPVVWPKEADRAATVRRWQQALGAYPE